A genomic stretch from Natranaerobius trueperi includes:
- a CDS encoding Asp23/Gls24 family envelope stress response protein, translating into MNGNVIENQYGQIHVSESVIATIAGTSAIECYGLVGMASRRLKDGINELLKKEDLSRGVQILNNEGKLSIELYIIVSYGTQISVVANNVMEKVKYTVEYFTGLEVEEVNINVQGVRVQE; encoded by the coding sequence ATGAATGGAAATGTAATTGAAAATCAATATGGCCAAATACATGTTTCTGAAAGTGTAATAGCAACAATTGCAGGCACTTCAGCTATAGAATGTTACGGCTTAGTTGGAATGGCATCAAGAAGGTTAAAAGATGGTATTAATGAATTACTTAAAAAAGAAGATTTGAGTAGAGGTGTACAAATTCTAAATAATGAAGGTAAATTATCTATCGAGCTATATATAATTGTCAGTTATGGTACTCAAATATCAGTAGTAGCTAACAATGTTATGGAAAAGGTAAAGTATACTGTTGAATATTTTACTGGCCTAGAAGTTGAAGAGGTGAACATCAATGTACAAGGAGTTAGGGTTCAGGAGTAA
- the ylbJ gene encoding sporulation integral membrane protein YlbJ, with protein sequence MVSNKKEKIFHLLLATGSVFLTISLIGYPDEAFDAAVEGLTIWWDVVFPALLPFFIGAEILIGLGVVHFMGVMLEPFMRPVFNVPGAGSFVMAVGLASGFPIGSILTSKLRRNQMLSKTEAERLLCFTNTADPLYMFGAVAVGMFYNAQLGILIAVAHYLSSLSVGLLMRFYKRNSSDITTETKTSEHIIIRAFKAMFKGKRDDQRPFGKLLGDAIRNSVNTLLLIGGFIILFSVIIRILTVIGFIELVTTILSPIFLTLGLRPELIPTLISGFFEISLGSELAAGLSNVPLTQKLMAVSAIIAWSGLSVHAQVASITSDTDINVVPFILARILHGILAAIYTIPVVHHLYDYIQPVQKVISDVDPNLNLLTSWHWGLALFASALCILILVILLSIILSTINSSKRVFFFIRK encoded by the coding sequence GTGGTTAGCAATAAAAAAGAAAAAATATTCCACTTATTACTAGCAACCGGCTCTGTATTTTTAACTATTTCACTAATAGGTTATCCTGACGAAGCTTTTGATGCAGCTGTAGAAGGTTTGACTATTTGGTGGGATGTTGTTTTTCCTGCTTTATTACCTTTTTTTATTGGTGCAGAAATTCTAATAGGTTTAGGTGTAGTTCATTTTATGGGAGTAATGTTAGAACCTTTTATGCGCCCAGTTTTTAACGTACCAGGTGCAGGTTCTTTTGTGATGGCAGTTGGTTTAGCTTCTGGATTCCCGATTGGTTCTATTCTTACTTCTAAGTTACGGCGTAATCAAATGTTAAGTAAAACAGAAGCGGAAAGACTTTTATGCTTCACTAACACTGCAGATCCTTTATACATGTTTGGTGCTGTAGCAGTCGGAATGTTCTATAATGCACAGTTAGGTATCTTAATAGCGGTTGCACATTATCTTTCTAGTTTATCAGTAGGTCTTTTAATGAGATTTTATAAAAGAAATAGTTCAGATATAACTACAGAAACAAAAACGAGCGAGCACATTATAATTAGGGCATTTAAAGCTATGTTTAAAGGCAAAAGAGATGACCAACGACCTTTCGGAAAATTGTTAGGTGATGCTATCAGAAATTCTGTAAACACATTACTACTCATAGGCGGATTTATTATATTATTTTCAGTTATAATTAGAATTTTAACAGTTATAGGATTCATCGAATTAGTTACAACTATTTTATCACCAATATTTTTAACGCTTGGCCTTCGTCCTGAATTAATTCCTACCTTGATAAGTGGTTTTTTTGAAATTTCATTAGGAAGTGAATTAGCTGCCGGATTAAGTAATGTACCATTAACACAGAAGCTAATGGCAGTCAGTGCTATAATAGCATGGAGTGGATTATCCGTTCATGCACAGGTTGCCAGTATCACAAGTGACACTGACATAAATGTTGTACCATTTATACTTGCTCGTATACTGCACGGTATTTTAGCTGCTATTTATACAATCCCTGTAGTTCATCACTTATATGACTATATTCAACCTGTCCAAAAAGTAATAAGTGATGTAGATCCTAATCTTAATTTACTTACTTCTTGGCACTGGGGTCTTGCATTGTTTGCAAGTGCATTATGTATTCTTATTTTAGTTATACTTTTATCAATAATTCTTTCTACAATTAACTCTAGTAAAAGAGTATTTTTCTTCATAAGAAAGTAA
- a CDS encoding alpha/beta-type small acid-soluble spore protein: MGQGQKRNKALVEGAEKGLYQFKYEVANELGIQPPQSDYWGNLTSRDCGAVGGNMTRKMVEAYQAQLASQQQNQ; the protein is encoded by the coding sequence ATGGGCCAAGGACAAAAGAGAAACAAAGCCCTAGTGGAAGGGGCTGAAAAAGGTCTTTACCAGTTCAAGTATGAGGTAGCTAATGAATTGGGAATTCAGCCTCCTCAAAGTGACTATTGGGGTAACCTAACTTCTCGTGATTGTGGTGCTGTTGGTGGAAACATGACTAGAAAAATGGTTGAAGCTTATCAGGCTCAATTAGCTTCTCAACAGCAAAATCAATAA
- the rpmB gene encoding 50S ribosomal protein L28: MAKACEICGKGSMTGSNVSHSNKKTKRKWKGNIQKLRAMVDGKPTRVKVCTQCIRSGKIERAF; this comes from the coding sequence ATGGCTAAAGCTTGTGAAATTTGTGGAAAAGGTTCAATGACGGGCTCTAACGTTTCCCACTCCAATAAAAAGACAAAAAGAAAATGGAAGGGAAATATACAAAAACTAAGAGCTATGGTAGATGGCAAACCTACAAGAGTAAAAGTTTGTACACAATGTATTAGATCAGGAAAAATTGAAAGAGCTTTTTAA
- the rsgA gene encoding ribosome small subunit-dependent GTPase A, whose protein sequence is MRGRVIKIINDFYYVKAMDNNPQFECKLKGTLLKERCYPLVGDVVELKITDYENSQGQITSICPRKNRLIRPAVSNVDQVIIVTSPKEPNPNLQLIDRILVWAYFEGLKGIICINKKDLDLEKTDELVSKYTKAGYDTVKTSAANNKLGDLEYILKDKVTVLAGQSGVGKSSLLNTINPEFNLRVEEVSKKAGTGKHTTRHCQLFEVKDGYLVDTPGFNKKKLPDISPYELIHAFPDIKAYAINCKFNDCSHRKEPGCQVRPQVGGNISKSRLDSFVNLFEELVEQERRF, encoded by the coding sequence ATGCGGGGAAGAGTAATTAAGATTATTAACGACTTTTATTATGTAAAAGCTATGGATAATAATCCTCAATTTGAATGCAAATTAAAAGGTACTTTGCTTAAAGAACGGTGTTACCCATTAGTGGGTGATGTCGTTGAATTAAAAATTACTGACTATGAAAACTCCCAAGGTCAAATAACATCAATTTGTCCACGAAAGAATCGCCTTATTAGACCAGCAGTTTCTAATGTTGATCAGGTTATTATTGTAACATCTCCAAAAGAACCTAATCCTAATTTGCAATTAATTGATAGAATATTAGTATGGGCGTATTTTGAAGGGTTAAAAGGTATTATCTGTATTAACAAAAAAGATTTAGATTTAGAAAAGACAGATGAATTAGTTAGTAAATATACTAAGGCTGGGTATGATACAGTTAAGACAAGTGCAGCTAATAATAAGTTAGGTGATTTAGAATATATCCTAAAAGATAAAGTTACTGTTTTAGCTGGACAGTCGGGAGTAGGGAAGTCAAGTCTTTTAAATACAATTAATCCAGAGTTTAATCTACGAGTCGAAGAAGTTAGTAAAAAAGCTGGTACCGGTAAACATACAACACGACATTGTCAACTATTCGAAGTTAAAGATGGATATTTAGTTGACACACCAGGATTTAATAAAAAAAAGCTTCCTGATATATCTCCATATGAGTTAATACATGCTTTTCCTGATATAAAAGCGTATGCTATTAACTGTAAGTTTAACGATTGTTCCCATCGTAAAGAGCCAGGATGTCAGGTTCGACCACAGGTAGGAGGAAATATTTCGAAAAGTAGGTTAGATAGTTTTGTTAATCTATTTGAGGAACTTGTAGAACAGGAAAGGAGATTTTGA
- the rpe gene encoding ribulose-phosphate 3-epimerase produces MTIISPSILSADMLNLKDQIKQVENGGAEMVHIDVMDGHFVPNITMGPWIVKSLSKVSSLERDVHLMIERPENYIDDFCESGAEIVTIHQEASTHLDRNIAKIKNNGCKAGVSINPATPIEQIKWILTKVDLVLIMSVNPGFGGQKFINYSLDKIKELNKIRYENGLDFFIQVDGGITNSNAFDVVKAGADILVAGSSVFSSELGIEKSVQLLKNASKAANV; encoded by the coding sequence ATGACAATTATTTCACCCTCTATTCTTTCTGCAGATATGCTTAACTTAAAAGATCAAATTAAGCAAGTTGAAAATGGTGGAGCCGAAATGGTACATATAGATGTTATGGATGGTCATTTTGTACCAAATATTACAATGGGTCCTTGGATAGTAAAGTCTTTAAGTAAAGTATCTTCATTAGAAAGAGACGTTCACTTAATGATAGAGAGACCTGAAAACTATATTGACGATTTTTGTGAATCAGGAGCAGAAATAGTGACAATACATCAAGAAGCGTCAACTCATTTGGACAGAAATATTGCTAAAATTAAAAATAATGGTTGTAAGGCCGGAGTTTCTATAAATCCAGCCACACCTATAGAGCAAATTAAATGGATTTTAACTAAAGTTGATCTAGTTCTAATTATGAGTGTAAACCCAGGCTTTGGAGGACAAAAGTTTATAAACTATTCTCTAGATAAAATTAAGGAACTAAATAAAATTCGTTATGAAAATGGGTTGGACTTTTTTATTCAAGTCGATGGTGGTATAACAAATTCTAATGCTTTTGATGTAGTCAAGGCTGGAGCGGATATATTGGTAGCTGGGTCATCAGTTTTTTCATCAGAATTAGGGATTGAAAAGTCTGTACAATTACTTAAAAACGCTTCTAAAGCTGCAAATGTTTAA
- a CDS encoding DegV family protein has product MTVHIVTDSTCDLPNEILEELNIHYVPLNVHFGEEGYKDKLELEANDFYKKLIENKESIHPSTSQPSPGDFVSKYQEIANEEDVIISIHLSSKLSGTYQSANLAKDMLPNYDIRVVDSETASIAMGLLVIKAALEKDKGASSSEILEKIEKSKNEITLNFLVDTLEYLQKGGRIGKAQALVGTLLDIKPILTLTDGQITPLEKVRNKKKAIRKMLDFLYEEKGDQPVTVGVLYSGSKEERNFLIDQIKQKFNCKKIIDHPFGSVIGVHVGPDALGVCLL; this is encoded by the coding sequence GTGACTGTACACATTGTAACTGATAGTACTTGTGATCTACCAAATGAAATTCTAGAAGAACTAAACATACATTATGTCCCACTAAATGTTCATTTTGGAGAAGAGGGCTATAAAGATAAATTAGAACTTGAGGCTAATGACTTTTATAAAAAACTTATTGAGAATAAAGAGAGTATTCACCCGTCTACATCTCAGCCTTCACCAGGTGACTTTGTTTCAAAATATCAGGAAATTGCAAATGAAGAAGATGTGATTATTTCGATACATTTGTCTTCAAAATTAAGTGGTACTTATCAGTCAGCTAATTTGGCGAAAGATATGTTACCTAATTATGATATTAGAGTTGTAGATTCAGAAACAGCTTCTATTGCTATGGGATTACTTGTAATAAAAGCTGCTTTAGAAAAAGATAAAGGTGCTTCATCTAGCGAAATATTGGAAAAAATTGAAAAATCAAAAAACGAAATTACTTTAAACTTCCTGGTAGATACTTTAGAGTACCTACAAAAAGGTGGAAGAATTGGAAAGGCACAAGCATTGGTAGGAACACTTTTAGATATAAAGCCTATATTAACTTTGACTGATGGACAAATTACTCCTTTAGAAAAAGTTAGAAATAAAAAGAAGGCTATTAGAAAAATGCTTGACTTTTTGTATGAAGAAAAAGGTGATCAACCTGTGACAGTAGGTGTTTTGTATAGCGGATCCAAAGAGGAACGTAATTTTTTAATAGATCAGATTAAACAAAAATTCAATTGCAAAAAAATTATAGATCATCCTTTTGGTTCTGTTATAGGTGTTCATGTAGGTCCGGATGCTTTAGGTGTATGTTTACTATAA
- a CDS encoding DAK2 domain-containing protein codes for MSKETIDGLKLKQMILGGASSLDNVKEEINALNVFPVPDGDTGTNMNLTIQSAKKEIEKVDSNHAGEVAKALSKGALMGARGNSGVILSQLFRGFSKILEDKSEVDGKLFVKGLTEGVNTAYKAVMKPVEGTILTVAKDASKEGQRYLRDTTDPDLTELLERVITKTKESVEKTPQQLPVLKEAGVVDAGGKGLYYIYTGFLLALTGELDVLKKRENGVTAFESKSYESPDRNESLVYQYCTELMISNVESVETTESELKADLATYGDSLVIVGSSDIVKVHIHTNRPGYIIEKAMNYGEINDIKIDNMKDQHHSLVLQQGNEANTKEDTDTTVEDKNISVIAVASGEGFSNIFKSMGVENVVVGGQTMNPSTEDFVNAINKASSDKVILLANNKNIIMACEQAKEISEKEVAVIPTKTIPQGISALLAYNPDGEDLAKMTQEMIESSNEVVSGQVTYAVRDANFESMNISEGDIIAIIDGEIKSFGDCIEEVLKEALKKSVTDEHEIITLFYGKDVESKTVKNMVREIEGMLPECDVEYHFGGQPLYYYTFAIE; via the coding sequence TTGAGTAAAGAAACAATCGATGGTCTAAAATTAAAACAGATGATTTTAGGTGGGGCCTCTTCTTTAGATAATGTAAAAGAAGAGATTAACGCTTTAAATGTATTCCCAGTACCTGATGGTGATACTGGAACAAATATGAATTTAACTATACAATCAGCAAAGAAGGAAATAGAGAAGGTTGATTCTAATCATGCTGGGGAAGTGGCCAAGGCTCTTTCAAAAGGAGCACTAATGGGAGCTAGAGGCAATTCTGGTGTGATATTGAGTCAATTGTTTCGGGGTTTTTCAAAGATATTAGAAGATAAGTCTGAAGTTGATGGAAAACTTTTCGTAAAAGGGCTTACAGAAGGTGTTAATACAGCATACAAAGCGGTTATGAAACCAGTGGAAGGGACAATACTTACTGTAGCTAAAGATGCTAGCAAAGAAGGACAAAGGTATTTAAGGGATACAACCGATCCTGACTTAACGGAATTATTAGAACGAGTTATTACAAAGACTAAAGAAAGTGTAGAAAAAACTCCGCAACAACTACCAGTTTTAAAAGAAGCAGGAGTAGTTGATGCAGGAGGAAAAGGCCTTTATTATATTTATACAGGTTTCTTATTAGCTCTAACTGGTGAATTAGATGTTCTAAAAAAACGAGAAAATGGTGTCACTGCTTTTGAATCTAAAAGCTATGAAAGTCCTGATAGAAATGAGAGTTTAGTTTACCAATACTGTACTGAATTAATGATTTCTAATGTGGAAAGTGTAGAAACTACTGAAAGTGAACTAAAAGCAGATCTCGCAACTTATGGTGATTCTCTTGTTATTGTTGGAAGCTCTGATATTGTAAAAGTTCATATACATACTAATAGACCAGGATACATAATTGAAAAGGCTATGAACTATGGAGAAATAAACGATATTAAAATTGATAATATGAAAGATCAGCACCATAGCCTAGTTTTACAACAAGGTAATGAAGCAAATACGAAAGAAGATACTGATACAACTGTGGAGGATAAAAATATTAGTGTAATAGCAGTAGCAAGTGGCGAAGGTTTTTCAAACATTTTTAAAAGTATGGGAGTAGAAAATGTTGTAGTCGGTGGACAGACTATGAACCCTAGTACTGAAGATTTTGTAAATGCTATTAATAAAGCTTCATCAGATAAAGTAATATTATTAGCAAATAACAAAAATATTATTATGGCTTGTGAGCAAGCAAAAGAAATTTCAGAGAAAGAAGTTGCTGTTATCCCTACTAAAACTATTCCTCAAGGTATTAGTGCTCTACTTGCATATAACCCAGACGGTGAAGATTTAGCTAAAATGACTCAGGAGATGATAGAATCATCAAACGAAGTGGTATCTGGACAGGTTACTTATGCAGTAAGAGATGCCAACTTTGAAAGCATGAATATAAGTGAAGGAGACATAATTGCAATAATAGACGGCGAGATAAAAAGCTTTGGTGACTGTATAGAAGAAGTTTTAAAAGAAGCTTTAAAGAAATCAGTTACAGATGAACATGAAATAATTACTTTATTTTATGGAAAAGATGTTGAATCAAAAACAGTAAAAAATATGGTTAGAGAAATAGAGGGAATGTTGCCTGAATGTGATGTAGAGTATCATTTTGGTGGTCAGCCTCTATATTATTACACTTTTGCTATTGAATAA
- the spoVM gene encoding stage V sporulation protein SpoVM produces MKFYTIKLPKFLAKLLRIFSGKSEEKSKQ; encoded by the coding sequence ATGAAATTTTATACCATAAAACTACCAAAATTTTTAGCTAAACTTTTAAGAATTTTTTCAGGAAAATCCGAAGAAAAGAGTAAACAATAA
- the coaD gene encoding pantetheine-phosphate adenylyltransferase, with the protein MKRVIYPGSFDPPTNGHLDIIKRASSVFDKVIVSVLQNPGKKPMFSVHERKEMLEMITKEISNVEVDDFDGLLVDYVRTKKANIVIKGLRAISDFENEMQMALTNRKLTPDIETVFMMTNYRYSFLSSSIVKEVVKFDGCIDGMVPEAIHDYILNNRLE; encoded by the coding sequence ATGAAAAGAGTTATTTATCCAGGAAGTTTTGACCCTCCTACAAATGGTCATTTAGATATAATTAAACGTGCAAGTAGTGTCTTTGATAAAGTGATTGTTTCTGTATTACAAAATCCAGGAAAAAAACCAATGTTTAGTGTTCATGAAAGAAAAGAAATGTTAGAAATGATTACAAAAGAAATATCTAATGTTGAAGTTGATGATTTTGATGGTTTATTAGTTGATTACGTTCGTACTAAAAAGGCAAATATAGTTATAAAAGGTTTAAGAGCTATATCAGATTTTGAAAATGAGATGCAAATGGCATTAACTAACAGAAAGTTAACACCAGATATTGAGACTGTATTTATGATGACAAATTATCGATATTCCTTTTTAAGTTCTAGTATAGTTAAGGAAGTTGTTAAATTTGATGGCTGTATCGATGGAATGGTTCCTGAAGCGATTCATGATTATATTTTAAACAATAGGTTAGAATAG
- a CDS encoding patatin-like phospholipase family protein: MFNKKIGVALSAGSARGLAHIGVLKVLNEHNIPIHCVAGTSMGSLVGGLHSAGISIDIIEALAVNLNQKKWMDVSVPKKGFIKGNKILKILKLLTKGCNIEDLPIPYGCVSTDLATGKRIIHTEGNLAEAIRASISIPGVFAPYKQDEMLLVDGAIVDRMPVSLCHSLGAEFIIAVDVSTQISEVEVNSIFDVIVQSMNIMQSELLKTNREECDLLIRPDVQSINPNHFSSAEKAIAAGEKAGRDIIPALERVIKGGSDNETKLTTQ, encoded by the coding sequence TTGTTTAATAAAAAAATTGGAGTGGCGTTAAGTGCTGGATCTGCGCGAGGTTTAGCACATATAGGAGTTTTAAAAGTTCTTAATGAACATAATATACCCATCCATTGTGTAGCGGGGACTAGTATGGGTAGTTTAGTTGGAGGTTTACATTCAGCTGGGATATCTATAGATATAATTGAGGCTTTAGCAGTTAATCTAAATCAAAAAAAATGGATGGATGTAAGTGTTCCTAAGAAAGGTTTTATTAAAGGGAATAAAATATTAAAAATATTAAAATTGCTGACTAAAGGTTGTAATATTGAGGATTTACCAATTCCTTATGGGTGTGTTTCTACAGATTTGGCTACAGGGAAGAGAATTATTCATACTGAGGGTAACTTAGCTGAAGCAATAAGAGCTAGTATTTCAATTCCTGGAGTATTTGCTCCATATAAACAAGATGAAATGTTACTTGTTGATGGTGCTATTGTTGATCGGATGCCTGTTAGTTTATGTCATTCATTAGGGGCTGAATTTATAATAGCTGTTGATGTTAGTACACAAATATCTGAGGTTGAGGTAAATTCAATTTTTGATGTTATCGTTCAATCTATGAATATTATGCAAAGTGAATTGCTAAAAACTAATAGGGAAGAGTGTGACCTATTAATTAGGCCCGATGTTCAGTCTATAAATCCTAATCACTTTAGTAGTGCTGAGAAAGCAATAGCAGCTGGTGAAAAAGCAGGTAGAGATATTATACCGGCTTTAGAACGGGTTATAAAGGGAGGGTCTGATAATGAGACAAAACTTACAACACAATAG
- the pknB gene encoding Stk1 family PASTA domain-containing Ser/Thr kinase produces MIGELLLNRYKIMLHVGTGGMATVYKAKDNVLNRYVAIKVLLPQFAHDEEFIKKFRREAQAAASLSHSNVVSVYDVGQDDDRHFIVMEYVEGKSLKEVIMEKAPLPVNKAAGYACQISDALIHAHTNNVIHRDIKPHNILITPEEKVKVTDFGIARAVSETTQTYTGSIMGSAHYFSPEQAKGSFTGERSDIYSLGIVMYEMLTGYVPFNGTSPVSIALKHIQENPESPSVYNSEIPIELEKLIMNTLQKDQSYRYQNVKDLKMGLHQFTDKFNDNCTYIENTNGYSNPKPVSPDDSPTQEIPVAETSDYTSKENNAEGNKVTRKKRRTKSKPKVSLKKIIIPLLILGILVVSGVWAVNQVRDFITVPEVTVPDVEGVSLSEAQSILEEQGLSGEVRDEEPHPEISAGNVISQSPESGREVRKNRSIGLIISVGPEYIEVPDVTGMNRRAAELELTQAGFEVKIIEEYAEVSRNQVISQDPPKGDEMQEGDEVEIKVSLGEEPFELPSFIGEDVEDVEEELEYLDLDLRNKHEDEEHSLPKDTVTDQNPDSGEEVQPGDRIDLWVNIKELDEDEEAKEHTIKLDDLPTDETIRIVVDDYLGTHLVFEGELDDEEKEVVGYGSGRVEVLIKDEDDDFRINQIIPFP; encoded by the coding sequence ATGATTGGGGAATTATTATTAAATCGATATAAAATTATGTTACATGTAGGTACAGGCGGTATGGCTACTGTATATAAGGCAAAAGACAACGTACTGAATAGATATGTTGCTATTAAAGTCCTGTTACCTCAATTTGCACATGATGAAGAATTCATAAAAAAGTTTAGAAGAGAAGCACAAGCTGCAGCAAGCTTAAGCCATTCTAATGTAGTGAGTGTATATGATGTTGGACAAGATGATGACAGACATTTTATAGTTATGGAATATGTTGAAGGTAAAAGTTTGAAAGAAGTTATTATGGAAAAAGCGCCTTTACCTGTAAATAAAGCTGCAGGCTATGCCTGTCAAATTTCAGATGCTCTAATCCATGCCCATACTAATAACGTTATTCATAGAGATATAAAGCCTCATAATATTCTAATTACACCTGAAGAGAAAGTTAAAGTAACCGATTTTGGAATAGCAAGAGCAGTTTCTGAAACTACACAGACTTACACAGGTTCAATAATGGGGTCTGCACATTATTTTTCACCAGAACAAGCCAAAGGAAGTTTTACTGGTGAGCGTTCTGATATATATTCATTAGGAATAGTTATGTACGAAATGCTAACCGGTTATGTTCCATTTAATGGTACGAGTCCGGTATCCATTGCTCTAAAGCACATTCAAGAAAATCCAGAGAGTCCTTCTGTTTATAATTCTGAAATTCCTATAGAATTAGAGAAGCTCATTATGAACACATTACAAAAAGATCAATCTTATCGTTATCAGAATGTAAAGGATTTAAAAATGGGTTTGCATCAATTTACTGATAAGTTTAATGATAATTGTACTTATATTGAAAATACAAACGGGTATTCGAACCCCAAACCTGTTTCACCAGATGATAGTCCTACTCAAGAGATCCCTGTTGCTGAAACCAGTGATTATACAAGCAAAGAAAATAATGCGGAGGGAAATAAAGTGACTAGAAAAAAAAGACGAACTAAGTCTAAACCTAAGGTATCACTAAAAAAAATAATTATCCCTTTATTAATTTTGGGTATCCTGGTTGTAAGTGGTGTATGGGCTGTTAATCAGGTTAGAGACTTTATCACAGTACCAGAAGTTACTGTACCTGATGTTGAAGGTGTTTCTTTATCAGAAGCTCAATCCATATTAGAGGAACAAGGACTTTCTGGTGAGGTAAGAGATGAAGAACCACATCCAGAAATTTCAGCTGGAAATGTAATAAGTCAAAGTCCGGAATCAGGACGAGAGGTTAGGAAAAACAGAAGTATAGGATTAATAATTAGTGTTGGCCCAGAATATATTGAAGTTCCAGATGTTACAGGTATGAATAGAAGAGCTGCAGAGCTAGAATTAACTCAGGCTGGATTTGAAGTAAAAATTATAGAAGAATATGCTGAAGTTTCAAGAAATCAAGTGATTTCTCAAGACCCGCCAAAAGGTGATGAAATGCAAGAGGGAGATGAAGTTGAAATAAAAGTAAGTTTAGGAGAAGAACCCTTTGAACTTCCAAGTTTTATAGGTGAAGATGTAGAAGATGTTGAAGAAGAACTTGAATATCTTGATCTGGATTTAAGAAATAAACACGAAGATGAAGAGCATTCACTTCCTAAAGATACAGTTACTGATCAAAACCCTGATTCAGGTGAAGAGGTTCAGCCTGGTGATCGTATAGACCTTTGGGTTAATATTAAAGAATTAGATGAAGATGAAGAAGCCAAAGAGCATACAATTAAACTAGATGACCTTCCAACTGATGAAACCATTAGAATAGTTGTTGATGATTATCTGGGTACACATTTAGTTTTTGAAGGTGAATTAGATGACGAAGAAAAAGAAGTTGTAGGATATGGTTCAGGTAGAGTTGAAGTTTTAATTAAAGATGAGGATGACGACTTTAGGATAAACCAGATCATTCCATTCCCCTAA
- the rsmD gene encoding 16S rRNA (guanine(966)-N(2))-methyltransferase RsmD: MRIISGSKKGKQLNSLKGLSIRPTQDRVKEAIFNIIGNVTHARVLDLFCGTGNFGLEALSRGAEFTTFVDRDSRSIKVTKKNINSCEFTDCQVIKNDVFSWLKKAEQIEASCYDIVFADPPYNHGYVKKLIKEPSLEKIITDGGLLIVEYGNNELVENEFYSWDCTKLKEYGDTSVMFLGKTNKG, translated from the coding sequence TTGCGAATTATATCAGGTAGCAAAAAAGGAAAACAACTTAATAGTCTAAAAGGACTGTCGATCAGACCAACTCAAGACCGTGTGAAAGAAGCAATCTTTAATATAATTGGAAATGTTACTCATGCGCGAGTTTTAGATTTATTTTGTGGTACAGGCAATTTCGGATTAGAAGCTTTAAGTAGAGGTGCTGAATTTACAACTTTTGTTGATCGTGACTCAAGGTCAATAAAAGTAACTAAGAAAAATATTAACAGCTGTGAATTTACTGATTGTCAAGTTATAAAGAATGATGTGTTTAGTTGGTTGAAAAAAGCCGAACAAATAGAGGCAAGTTGTTATGATATTGTTTTCGCTGACCCTCCTTATAATCACGGGTATGTTAAAAAGCTTATAAAAGAACCTTCACTTGAAAAGATAATAACAGATGGTGGTCTATTAATTGTCGAATATGGTAATAATGAATTAGTAGAAAATGAATTTTATAGCTGGGATTGTACTAAGTTAAAAGAATATGGTGACACTTCAGTAATGTTTTTAGGTAAAACAAATAAGGGGTGA